A window of Fragaria vesca subsp. vesca linkage group LG7, FraVesHawaii_1.0, whole genome shotgun sequence contains these coding sequences:
- the LOC101309482 gene encoding uncharacterized protein LOC101309482 — MVDRLQSVCCMCGDVGFPDKLFRCNKCRNRFQHSYCSNYYGEYAEPIELCDWCRSEETSTTRHGGGSSSKKSAASASRSEYSGDKIKQHDHHQPCDQEMGGSGEKAAAGKNHSSPVPSPRTATRRYKLLKDVMC; from the exons ATGGTGGATCGTCTTCAAAGTGTTTGCTGCATGTGCGGTGACGTGGGTTTTCCAGACAAGCTCTTCCGCTGCAACAAATGCCGCAACCGCTTTCAACACTC GTATTGCAGCAATTACTATGGTGAATACGCGGAACCGATCGAGCTATGCGACTGGTGCCGAAGTGAAGAGACGAGCACGACGAGGCACGGCGGTGGCAGCTCTTCAAAGAAATCGGCAGCTTCTGCAAGCCGGTCGGAGTATTCGGGGGACAAGATCAAGCAACACGATCATCATCAGCCTTGTGATCAAGAGATGGGTGGTAGCGGAGAGAAGGCGGCAGCCGGTAAGAACCATAGCAGCCCTGTGCCGTCTCCGAGAACCGCTACTCGCAGGTACAAGCTTCTCAAGGATGTAATGTGTTGA